GTTTCATTGTCAATCTCCCTCATCATCGTTCTTTAAGTCCTGATGCGGCATTTTATACCGGCAAACCTACAGGTGGGAAGTTCCTTAATGGTGCGCCTGTGTTTGCTGCTGAGGTGAGAAGTGAAAATGATTATGGTGAGACAGCAGAGAAAGATATGGCTAGCAAACGCCGTGATTATTTTGCAGCTGGTACTTTGGTCGTTTGGGATGTGGATGTACTCAAAGAGGAAGTTATCAGAGTATACCGCGCTAGTAATCCCGAAGAAGCACAAGTGTATCGCCGTGGTGAGGTAGTGGAAGCTGAACCTGCGTTACCAGGATGGACTATGTTGGTGGATAATTTGTTTGTTTAGTGTTTGTTTAGCGATCGCCCACATACTATCATTAAATCATACCTTTACAATTGCGTAAACGTAGCGATCGCCCACATACTATCATTAAATCATACCTTGGCAATTGCGTAAACGTAGGCATAGCTTTTCGCTGTCGGTTAAGATGGCAAAAATGTAAATATTAATATCATGGCTGCAAATAGAATCAGGGTTGCTAAAGATAAGGCTGAGTTAGTGAAATCTCTAGTAGCATCAAAAGACACAACTGGGCCTTTTCAAACTTATGTAGAAGTAATGGTGTTTGCAGCAGCCTTAGGCGTTAAATATAAAAAGCGCATTCCTTTAGACGTAATTTCTAAAGATTTATCCCCACTGCGACAAGATTATTTTACTAGCAGCTTCACTCTGTTGATTAATTTGTTAGCTATCACTGAAACAGAAAACATTAAGATTTTAGACGATGATAATGTTGCTGATGAGCAACGTATTCACATTTTTGAAGAGTATGCTAACGGTGGTTTAGGAATTATACAAAATGAACTACGCGGAGCAGTAGACTATTCAGAGAGAATACTATTAATTTTAATTTCTAAAAGATTTGATGATAGTTCAATAGAAGAAGAGTTTGATTTAACTAAATTACTCTAACATTTAAACATTTGCTAAGTTGTAACTACGATAAATGTATCATACAATGATTGGAGAATATGCGGTGACAAATTATATTCAACTACCTGCATGGGAAATTAATCATCCTGGGGGTAAATTTTATACGTTTATATGTGATACCGAAACTTTGCTACGAATTGCCTATGTCTCTATGGAAGAAAGGAATAAGACGGGTGTTCAGAGACCATTAAGTGAGAGAAGATGTAAAGAAGTTGCTAAATTTATTAATTCTATTGATGCTGTTATTGCAAATAATATAATCCTCAATTTGCCAGAAGAGACAGAGTATATTCCTCCTAATACTGAAAGTTTAACTGGTATACTTAAATTCCCAGATAGAGAAAATTCGGCTTGGGTCGTTGATGGTCAGCATAGACTGTTTGGATTTAATTATACTGAAAAAAGACTGAATCTTCTATGCACAGGATTCATAAATATAGGCATAGAAAGCCAAGCCAAAATATTTATTACTATTAACAATGAGCAAAAGGGAATTAATCCATCGGTTATTTATGATTTATTACCCTTAATTAAGGATGCTGATTTTAAAGAAAAACGAACACATAGTTTAGTGAAACAGCTAAATCAAGATCCTGAGTCTCCTTGGTATAATGAAATAAAGATGTTAGGTATTGGGAAGGGATTGGTTTCTCAAGCTGCATTTGCAAGAAATATTGAAATACTTATTGATTCTAATGGAGGTGTTTTATCACCTTATAATGAAAATCTACAATATGCCATATTAGTTAATTATTTTAATGCTTTTAAAGCGGTTTTTTCTGAAGAATGGGGCAGTAGTAAATACGTTTTAACAAAAGCAGTTGGTCTATCTGCAATGTGTGGAATTTTTCCCAAGGTTCATAGCCTATGTAGTAAAGATTTTACTGTTGAAAATATAATAAAACAAATTTTCAATCTCCAGAAATTTGATTTTAGTAGTGCCAATTTAGGTAAAAGTACAAACAAGGTTGCGATTCAAAAGATTACGGCTGATTTAAACAAAATGCTTCCTGAAATCTCAGATACATCTGATATCAAAATATAGGAGATGTAGAATTAATTCAATGCTCAACGATATTAGTACTACATTTAATAAAAAAACTAGGCCAGGATTGAGTGATAGAAATTTTGATGTTCCTCTTTTAAAAGCTATAATTTATGATCAAATCAAGATTTATAATAGGCAATATTGTATTAAAGTATATTTAAAAGATAAAATCACAAAATATGATGGATCAGACAAAGTATACAGTTTTGTAGATCAAGAATTAAAATCAGTTTTGCTGAATGAAGCAAACCTTCAATTTAGTAAAGCTCTTTATAATTGGTCAATATATAAAAAATTAGTTTCTAAAGGTCTGTGGTCATGGGCTTGTGTTACTTTATATTATGCACAATTTTATTGTATTAATGGATTGCTTAATATTCAAGGTAATGCATTCTCTAGACCTAAACTTTTAACAAATATTGGCAAAGAAAAAGAGACAGTATTTCATGTATATACTGAAGATTTTGCAGCAGGTAAATTCATTTTTGAAATGAGAAACTACAAACCTCATGAAGATGTATGGCGACAGTATTATAATGTGTACAAAAATTATAGATATAAAATATCATCTTACAATGAACTTTACCAATATGACATAGATAACCAGTTTGCTATTTTAGAAATTAGGCATCGTGCCAATTATGATACTGCTTTTTTATTAGAGGATTTTATTGAATATTTACTGCCTACAAACGAGCTTGAAGATTTTGCGCTCAAAATGCAGCCTAATATTTTTGAAACATCTTGGACAGAAGACGAATTCTTAAAATTAGAATATATTGCTTCCTTAAGAATTAAGTTATTATTTGATATTCTTCACGAGATTTTAGGCATAAGTAGTCATTTAGAAACTATTAGAAAAGATTTATATTTGGAACGTGCAAGTATGTTAAATAATCTTAAAGATGATACACCAGTTAAGGACTGTTTCCTTAATTGGATCGATGAGAATAATATTATTATCTGACAATAAGTTAATTTGAGAAGAGTATTTTAAGTGAACAGTATAGATAAAATTTACACCTCATTTAGCCTCTTTCAACTTGAGAAGGATGATAACGAGGCATGGTTTAACTATGGACAAGTGACCGCTCGGAATTACAAGACAGTTGGAAGTCCTACTGCTTTCGGTTCAACAAACTTACCATCAAAACCTATAGTTTTATCTTCCACAGTCCTAGCATCTGCTAAAGCCTTACGAAGTTCAGCACGTTCCATCTGTTCCTGAATTCCACCCAGGATGTAAACCAATAACTTCGCCGCTAAATCTCGCCCAGCAACCTGCACCCGCTTTTTATTTGGGTCATATAAAATCCCATACCAGAGAGATTGGGGATATTCCATACCGCTAAAGCCGCCTTGCTGGTCAAACTTCCGTAGCTTCTTAAAAATATCTGCTAGAGAAAAACCTTTTTTAAATACCAAAATTCCCAAAGCTTGCGCTAATGCAACTTGAGCAACCGGACGGAAAAGCATATTTCCTTCACCTCCATCCTTCTCAAAACTGAATCGCCGTAAAGCTGGTGTATCCTCGTGTTCTAAAATTTTATAACTGGAAAGACTAGCCAAATTATCAAATAGCTTGCTAAATTCCTGAATCCCCTGCTCAAGTTCTTCATCCTCTGGACGCATTGGAATTAGACCTTTCTCCAAGGGTTTCCAGTGGGGGAACTTTTGAGCCAAATATCGCTCAGACATATCTTGCAGAGCTTGCAAAGTCGTCAAAACTGTAGAATTGGAAGCTACTGTTGCACTATTCCAATTAACACGAGGTTTGCGTTCTTGTTGCTGTTCTAATAGTGGATGTGTAACTGCAATTTTTCTAGCGACGATCGCAAAACCATCATCTTCATTCAACTGTGTTAGTTGCCCTTTAGTCAATGGTGCAGCCATCAGGTTGACATGAACAAAAATCGATCTTACCCTCCGCCTCGCCTGGGTGCGAGTTTCCCCAGCCGCTACCGCACAGATGAACT
The Nostoc punctiforme PCC 73102 genome window above contains:
- a CDS encoding Uma2 family endonuclease encodes the protein MSIKTEATIEDLYQLPDNCKAEIVNGKLVLMSPTGFLPGRAGGEIYASLRDYKRLTKSGYALPDNVGFIVNLPHHRSLSPDAAFYTGKPTGGKFLNGAPVFAAEVRSENDYGETAEKDMASKRRDYFAAGTLVVWDVDVLKEEVIRVYRASNPEEAQVYRRGEVVEAEPALPGWTMLVDNLFV
- a CDS encoding DNA phosphorothioation-associated protein 4; the protein is MAANRIRVAKDKAELVKSLVASKDTTGPFQTYVEVMVFAAALGVKYKKRIPLDVISKDLSPLRQDYFTSSFTLLINLLAITETENIKILDDDNVADEQRIHIFEEYANGGLGIIQNELRGAVDYSERILLILISKRFDDSSIEEEFDLTKLL
- a CDS encoding DGQHR domain-containing protein; protein product: MTNYIQLPAWEINHPGGKFYTFICDTETLLRIAYVSMEERNKTGVQRPLSERRCKEVAKFINSIDAVIANNIILNLPEETEYIPPNTESLTGILKFPDRENSAWVVDGQHRLFGFNYTEKRLNLLCTGFINIGIESQAKIFITINNEQKGINPSVIYDLLPLIKDADFKEKRTHSLVKQLNQDPESPWYNEIKMLGIGKGLVSQAAFARNIEILIDSNGGVLSPYNENLQYAILVNYFNAFKAVFSEEWGSSKYVLTKAVGLSAMCGIFPKVHSLCSKDFTVENIIKQIFNLQKFDFSSANLGKSTNKVAIQKITADLNKMLPEISDTSDIKI
- a CDS encoding DGQHR domain-containing protein produces the protein MKDSASDPTADIAREYLERENKEKQVLALLLEKFLGRKDQILVQKTEMGGTEAYVSSVTLEWFAGRVHFASGLPLFQKKYNPETDNVEIDADSIDEIQQRPLDWSRQAPLVQYLAARDNHKFPPVLVVINQPWVDNPKAAEWDSEGRATKSTTDFIPLDKDGKVGLLNISEDDVTIYALDGQHRLMGVQGLMELIKTRKLQRYKKDKGVDDSFITVNDLIEKYQVDLAYLQNLPKEKIGIEFICAVAAGETRTQARRRVRSIFVHVNLMAAPLTKGQLTQLNEDDGFAIVARKIAVTHPLLEQQQERKPRVNWNSATVASNSTVLTTLQALQDMSERYLAQKFPHWKPLEKGLIPMRPEDEELEQGIQEFSKLFDNLASLSSYKILEHEDTPALRRFSFEKDGGEGNMLFRPVAQVALAQALGILVFKKGFSLADIFKKLRKFDQQGGFSGMEYPQSLWYGILYDPNKKRVQVAGRDLAAKLLVYILGGIQEQMERAELRKALADARTVEDKTIGFDGKFVEPKAVGLPTVL